The segment TTTTTTGGGTTTTTGCAATAAATTTTGTACTTCTTGCCTGGCTTGGGGGACAAGAGGTAAAAGAGCCTTACATCACTATGAGTAGGCTATCTACTCTTTATTACTTTGCATACTTTGTGATAATTTTACCACTGCTTAGTAAGTATGAAAAGCCAAAAGAACCACCAAAAACCTTAAGTGATTCTGTGCCGGAGATGAAGTAATGCTGATGAGAAGTATGTTAGCTATACTTTGCATATTGTTTTTTGCTAATTTTGTGTATGCAGAAGAATTCAAGCCATCACCAAATAAAAAAATGGACTGGAAATTTGATGGAGTTGTCGGATCTTTCGATAGAGAGTCAATTCAGCGTGGCTATAAAGTGTATAAAGAAGTCTGTGCTGCTTGTCATTCAATGAATAGGGTAGCATTTCGTAATTTGCAAGATGTCGGTTTTTCTGAAGAAGATGTAAAACAAATAGCAGCTTCTTATCAAGTTAAAGATGGTCCGAATGATTTGGGTGAAATGTTCGATAGACCTGGAGTACCTTCGGATTATTTTATTGCACCTTTTGATTCAAAAGAGGCAGCTGCAGCAAGCAATAATGGTGCAGTTCCACCAGACTTATCGTTAATTATTAAAGCAAGGCATGATGGTGCAAATTATGTCTATTCACTGTTAACAGGCTATCAAAACGGCGAGCACGATGAGAATGATTTATATTTTAATTCGTATTTTCCAACAGGCAGATTAGCTATGGCGCCACCACTTTCTGAAGGAATGGTGGAATATGATGGTACAAGACAAGCCACAGTTGAAAATATGGCGTATGATGTGATAAATTTTTTACAATGGGCAGCAGAGCCAGAATTAGAGCGCCGGCATAAATTTGGATTAAAAGTAGTGGCGTATTTTATAATTTTAACAGTGTTTTTTGTATTAACTAACAACAAAGTTTGGAGCAAGCTCTATAAAAAGAAGTGATAGTCAATTTTGCCTCAAATACAATAGACTTCTTGCATAACCATATAACATTGGGAATAGAAACGAAAAAACTTCCTTGACAAACCTCGCCAGCCCCTTATCATCAAACTGAAGCTATTTATTTATCTTCGCAATCTCTGCAGCAGATTAAAATGACAAGAAAACTTCTATTTGGCGTACTATTGTTTAATTTTTTGCACTATGTGCACCGTATGTCTTTATCAAATTTCTAGGTTTTTACCTATACAAGCTGAAACGCGCTTATAAAGCGTTCAAGACATCACCCAACGTCAAATTTTAAAATAGAGAGTGTAATAACTAGCTACCACGGGTTTTCTTTGCCTTTTTTTTCTGCCTAGTAAATTTCTTAAACATTTATAGCTAAGGTTAGTTGCATTTAAAAGCAGCTAAATTGCAGCGTTTAAGACTTAAAAAACGCCAATACTGAAAATAGACAATGACTAGGGCTTCTTTTGCCTTTTTTTTCATTTGGTAAATTTCTTAATGTTTATAGCTAAAAGAGCCCAAGAGAGGTGTCATTCCAGTGCCCCTGTGATGTCATTCCAGTGCTTGGCACTGGAATCCAGGAATTTTATTAAGTTGGTGAGCATAAAAATAGCTGTTTTACGTTAAAATACAATGTTTTGATGATTATGGAAAGGCTGGATTCCACAGTCCTGATACAATGTTGAACATTTTTTTTTTGCCCTTCCAGAGCGAGTTCTTTTAATCGAAATACTATATGTACATTATCATCATCAATTTCAATGCGTCTGACTAATGGTCTAATTATATCAAGCTTAGCCTCCCAATCTGCTTGATCAAGCTTTGATTCAACCTCAGAGGCAAAACTTTTTACACTACTCATGGTAAAATCTAATTCCCTCTTTAGCTCCTTTTCATCAACCACTTTTTCCTTCTGTTTCTTAATTGCTTCTAAGCTCTGAGTCATTGCTTTGGCTTTTGAATCAAAATCTTCCTTAGTTATATACTCTTCAGCATAGGTATAAGCAAGTCTTTTGATACCTTGTTCTAATCTGCTTATTTCTTTTTCAAGTTCATCATTTGGTTGCTTATTTTTATCTTTTAAAAGCCTAAGTTGATATTCCTTTGCAATTGCATCCGGGTCTTTTAATACTCCATTCATTTCTTCCCATATAACCGTTTCTAGTATATCTGTGCGTATTGATTTGCTGTTACATATCTTATTCCCACCAAAACGGTTAGCATCTGTACCAGGACAACGATAGTAACTTCGTCCTCCCCTAGTGTTATACATTCCATAATAAGTATATTTACAACACTGACATACTATTAGCCCTTGTAATAGGTATCTTCTTCTTCGTTGCATTCTTGCTCTTTTTCTATTTTCATCCAGTTGTTCTTGTACTATATCGAATAATTCCTCTTCAATTATACTTGGTATTTCTATATAAATCCAATTCTCCTGGTCATTAGAATAAACAGAATAGCTTTTTTTGCGCCCTTTCCACACTGCTTTTACTTCTTTTTTTATTGGACCTACCTTCGTTTTACCATATACTGCTTGTCCTTTGTATGCATAGTTTCTCAATATTCTACGAATTGTACTTGGGTGCCAAATTCCTTTACCCTTTGGTGTAGCAATATACTCTTCTTTCAGTCGTCGCGCTGTCTCTTTTAAACTCACTCTTTCTTGACCTACCCACTCAAATAGTTTGCGCACTACTTTTGCTTCTTCTTCATTAATTTCAAACCTTGCCTTTTCTCTTTCTACATGCTTTATATAGTCATAACCATAAGGTGCATTTCCCATTACACTTACACGACCTTTTCTTGCTCTATGGAGTTTTCCTCTACGACTACGTTCCATAATCTTTGTACATTCGTATTCTGACACTAATCCTTGAACTCCTAGTAATAATTTAGACTCTGGATTGTTTTCAGTCTTACAATTTAAGAATATTACTTCTACTCCTGCTTTCTCAAACTCTTCAAGTAATACCATTTGGTGTGCAGATTTCCTTGATAGCCGGTCATGTGAATGAATGTAAATTTTTCCAATTTTTCCTTCTGCTACTTTATCACGTAACTCATCTAAACCGTCACGCTCCAAATTCCACCCACTACGGCCATCGTCCTTAAATTGATACTCATCTAACAACTCATGTCCATCTGCGGCAATTCTATGCCTAAGCTCTGCAATTTGGCTCCCTATTGTATTGTTCTGCTCTTGTTTCCTCGATGAAACTCTTGCATATAAAGCCACTGTTGTCATTTTTTCCCACCTCCTTTTGATTTAAAAATTCCTTTTTCTTTCTTTCCATCGACCGTCTTATTAGTATTTCGTAAGCATCTGATAAATACTTATCTGATAACTTACTTGGCTCATAATGACGGTGAATAATGAATCGCATAGTTTCTCTCCTGTAAATGCCTTCGTACTTCAGGAGCCTTACCACTCCCTTTTTCCATAAATCCATTACTCTTGCGAAAAAGACGCAACTGTTAACCTTTGTTTTACTTTTATGCACAATTTTGGAAACACATAGCGCTATCTTTCATCTATTAAGCTCTCTTCCAAATAATTGTCCCTTTTCCCTCAACGGTTTTCTCTCTAATACCATTTCCTTCCTTTTCTCAATCAACTTCCATCACCTTCTGCTTCGTCACTAACTCTCTTATTATCTCCTTAGTCTTTGCCATATATGCCAGATCTATTGGTGTATATCCTTTATGATCTCTCGCATTTACATTACCTCCCGCTTCTAATATTGCTCTCACGTTCCCTATTTCCCTCATAAATACTGCTTCATGTAGGGGGGTCCTTCCTATGTAGTTCCCAGTATTAACATTTGACCCTCCTTTTATTAACTCCCTTACCGTCTCTTCATACCCCATTAGGCTCGCATAATGTAATGCCGTATTTCTTCTACCGTTTCTAGCATTTACATCTACTCCTTCCTCCAACAGTACTTTTACATTCTCTACCTTTCCATAGAATGCTGCTAGGTGTAATGGTGTTTCTCCGCTTTTGTTTTCTATATTTGTTTTTGCTCCTTTTTCTATCAGCAACTTTATTACTTCTGGCTCTGACACTTGTGCTGCTTGGTGCAATATTGTGCAACCTGCTGCGTCTTTTTCATTTATTCCACGAAATGAATTCTCCTTTAATTTTTCCAGTCTTTTATTTAAATTGAACATTTTAGTTACCCCACTATAAAAACCACCAAATTTTAGTGCTTGGTAAATTTTTTTTGTTTACCTACCACTATTCCAGCTATGCCTGTTTTACCATCAAAAGCAAGTTTTTTTTACAAAATATACACATTTTTTTCGCATATCATATTAAGATATAAATCTATATATTTAATTCATTAATAATAGCAGGCCTGCCTTACCTTTCATCAAGCTCTTTTATCATAGTGTTCATCTTGCCCACCACCCTGCTTATTACTTTGTTAAAATCTTCTATTATTAGCGACTTATCTCTTTTTCTTATTTCTTCTAAACTTACTACCTTCCCTTTTAACTTCGGTAAAAATTTTCTACTCCATACATCTACCATTTCTCCAACTGATTCCACTACTTCATCGCATATTTTTGGTGTATCTCTTACTACACCTCCTTGCTTTTCCAGAAATTTCTTCACCTCTTTATTCTTTTCATTGTCCATTAGCCAATACATTGGTGCATTACCAAATTTATCCGGCTGATTAACTGCTGCTCCGGCTTTTACCAGCTCTTTTATTATCCTTTCTGCCCATACCATACACGCGAGATGCAGCGGCGTGTATTTGCTCATTCCTTCAGTAGCATTTACTTCCGCTCCTTCCCTTATCAGCTCTTTTACGTTCTCTAGACGTTTCGCAGATACTGCCCAGTGCAATGGTGTAAAACCCCTATTATCTGTCGCATTGACGTTCGCTCCTTTCTTGACTAGAAAACTTACTTTTTTTCTTGTCGACATTAGACTTCTTTCAAAATTCATGTAGGGAGCTCAAAATTGTGAATTGCAGCAATCAAATTAAACCTTAAACCAAAACGTTTTCGTCGGTTTCTATACCTGTCCGAGATGATTTTAAACCTTTTCAATTACGTTTTCAACAATTGCCCTTTGGCTCATAAGTGCCCTGTTCTCTTTTTTTTGTTCTTTGCTTAACGGATTCTTTTTCGTTTTCCTGTGCGGTAATACAACATTTTTGTGTATCTTCTGCATTCCCCTGTAGCCGGCATCAGCTAAGATTTTAGTTTGCGGCAATACTGCTACCTTTGATTCTCTAAACATCCGTGTTTTCTACCATTCGAGAAAGATGTGCATATGACTTTTCTACTCTTCTTCTCTGTTACTATTTGTGTTTTTATAGTATGCCTTTTTTTCTTTCCAGAGTAGAAGGGCTTTTGCTTTTTTTTGGTCTCTCTACTGGCGTTTCAGTTCCGTCTATTACTAAAACTTCATATTCTACATCACTCTTTAATAGCTCTTTTTTTCCTGGTAATGCAAAATCTGGATGTTTTATTAATATGTCTTCTACCCATCTTATTATTTTAAAACTGTTACTTTCACTCATGCCATAGCTTTGCCCAATATGAAAATATGTACGATATTCTCTTATATATTCCAGTGCCATAAGTAGCCTGTCTTCTATGCAAAGTTTACTTTTTCTTCCACTTCTAGCTTTTTTTCTTTTATCCTCCACTTCTAGAATTTCTACCATTCGCTCAAATGTTGCTTTTTTTACCCCTGTTAAACGTCGAAACTTTTCTCCTTCTAACTTTTCTATTTCCTTATATTTCATGCTTTCAAATACTTCATCTTACACTCCCTCTAACAATTTTGAAAGAAGTCTATTAAATTATCCAAAGAGTGCAAGAAACAGTACTTTTGTTTCTATTTTATTGCAACAAAGAAGTCTAAAATGTGTCCTTTTGAGGTGAAGCATGCAAAAAGGAAAAAATCTTATCTTACAAATTAAAAATACAATATACTCAAAAACTTTTCAGAAAATCCATAGGAGGGTTTGCTAATGAAGGCTCTTAAGTTGACGCCATTGGCTGAACGGATACCTTTGGAACCTTACAGATATTGAGCAAATCCAATAATATCCTTGATTTCTTTTATATTATGGGTTGCAATTTCTGCTGCTTTCTTTGTGCCTTTTTTTAATATTTCATGTAAATGGAATTGGTCTTTTAAAAGATCATTCATTCTCTCACGTATGGGTGATATAACACTGATAATTAAATCAGCTAACTCTTTTTTGAAGTGTTTCATGTCATGTTTGTTCACTTCTTCACACACTTTTTCCACATTTAAATTACTAAGCACTGAATAAATGTTTATCAAATTGCTTATTTCTGGTCGGCACTCTAAAGTAGCAAAGCCTAGAATTGAATCTGTTTTTGCTTTTTCTATTTTTTTAACAATTAAGTCATCTGTATCATCAAGGTTAATGCACGAATGTTCTGAAGGGTCAGATTTACTCATCTTGCTTGTACCATCTCTTAAGCTCATTATTCTTGATGTGCAATCCAAAGTTAAGATTTCAGGTACGATGAAATAATCCAGTTTATAATGATTGTTAAAAGCTGATGCAATATCACGTGCAAGCTCCAAATGCTGTTTTTGATCATCACCAACAGGAACGTATTTAGTTTGATACAACAATATATCTGCAGCCATAAGTACTGGATAACTATATAATCCAAGAGAGGCTTTTTGTTTATCGCCGCCAGCTTTATCTTTAAATTGAGTCATGCGATTAAGCCAACCAATTGGTGTATAGCACCCAAGCAGCCAACCCAGTTCTGCATGACCGCTAACTGTGGACTGACTAAAAATAATGGACTTTTCTGGATCTATTCCACATGCAATATAAGCTGCTGCTGTTTTGAAAATATTACTTTTTAATTCACTTGCGGGAAGCTTATTTGCTGTGATTGCATGTAGGTCGACAATACAAAAAAGAGATTTGTATTTATCCTGTAAGTCTATCCACTGTTTGATTGCACCAAGATAATTACCTAAATGTAGTACACCACTTGGCTGGATACCTGAAAAGACAACAGACTCCTTATATCGTTTCCTGTCATCCCAGTGCTTGACACTGGGATCCATATTTCTTTTTTTCTGGATTCCAGCGTCACGCGCTGGAATGACACCAAAGCTGGTTGTTGGTTTTTTGCTTAAACAATGGTTATGTAAAAAATCTAACCTCTGACGTTTACGCATTTCCATCAGATTTCTTAGAAAGAATAACCATTGCAGGACGGAGCAACCTATTTTTGATAGTATAACCAGTTTGTAGTACCTCTACAATGGTGCCAGGCTCTTTTTCATTGTCTTCTCTTTCCACAACAGCTTGGTGTAAATTACTGTCAAAAAGCTCACCAAGTGGATCTACTTCCTCTATTCCATGTTTTTTTAGATCATTTATAATTTTTTGATAAGCTACTTTAATCCCCTCATGAACAGGATCACCGTCTTTCAAAATTTCCATTACTTTTTTTAAATTGTCGCACGAGTCGATCATATCACGTGCAAATTTTGTGACTGCGTAGTTACTTGCATCGCTAATTTGCTTTTGCATTATACGTTTGACGTTTTCATTATCTGCAACAGCGCGGCGTAAATGATCTTCAAGCTGGGCTGCACGTTCTTTTAATGTATTGAGATCTTCATTTAAGTCATCTGTTTGCTTATGGTTATCACTTTGTTGGTCGTCACCTTTCTGCCTACTTACCATATCAGCAAACTTCTTCTTTTTCTCTTTACTGCTATCTGACATATCATTACCCTTAAGAATCTAATAAATATATAACAATTAATCTGAAAATATCAAGCACCAGCTACATTCGTCTTTCTATGCTCGCATTTAAAAAGTTAATTAAAGTAGTTTTATAAAAAGAATCAGAAAAAGTACTAATATCATTTAGCGCCATATTAATGTAGTGTCTAGCTTTTTCCATAGAAAGCTGAATGGCATTATGATGATTAATATAGTGTAATGCTTGGTCAAAATTGTGTCTAGCTGAAGAAAAGCATTTTTCCCAGAATTTTTGCTCTGCTGGACTGCCCTTTTTGTATGCTATAATAGCAGGTAAGGTGACTTTACCTTCGAAAAAGTCTTTTCCGACTTGCTTTCCAGAAGTGCCTTGATTAGCAGTATAATCGAGCATATCATCGACTATTTGAAATGCCATACCAAAATTAAAACCAAAATTCTTTAGCCTCTCTGTTTCGTCATTTGTTGCACCAGATACTGTTGATGCAGCTTCACAGCATGCAGAAAATAAAGATGCTGTCTTTTGTCCAATGATATCAAAATAATTTTTCCTGACTGTGTGGGGGTCAAAGCGTGTTGTCATCTGCTTTATTTCACCCTTCACAAGTAAATGCGATGCTTTAGATAAAATAGAGAGAATATTTAAATTTCCACACTCTATAAGCCATCTAAATGCTAGAGTCAACAATAGATCACCAACTAAAATGCTTGATTTATTTCCCCAAATCTTATTCGCTGTTTTAACTCCATGGCGTGCCTCACTTTCATCGAGCACATCATCATGAAGTAAAGTAGCATTGTGTATAAACTCTACCGATGCAGCAACGTTGATCCTATTCTCCCCAGAATAGTTTAGCATTTTACATATAATAAAAACTAGTTTAGGCCTTATTTTTTTTCCACCTGACCTAACAAGATGGGATATAATATCAGTAGCAAGCTTAGCATCTTCATCATTGACATTTTTGAAGACAAAGTCATTCATAGCTGACAAATCAGAAGATACAATATCGTCTAATTTATCGCTGTTTGTTATTAGCATTTTAAGAGACTTATGCATCTTGCCCTTGTGCTTTCTCGTTCTCTACTTTCTTCTTTTCTGTTTTCTTTGGTTCTGTTTCTAAAGTTACTATGCCTTTTTTGATAAACCACAGTACTCTTTCAGTTGCTTGTGCCCCTAGACTTAGCCAATGCTTTAACCTATCAGCTTTCACCACAACACGATTTTTATTGTCTTTTGGTAACATTGGATCATATTGTCCTATTTTCTCAATAAAACGCCCATCTCTTGGTGCTCGTGAATCAGCTACAACTATCCTATAAAAAGGGCGTTTCTTTGCGCCAAACCTCGCCAACCTTATTTTAACTGCCATGTTAACCTTTATTCATATATTAGCCACAATTTTATACAATGAGCCGTTTTAAGTCAAATGAATTATACAACTTTTGCACCTTATAATATAATTACCAATAATGTAGGGCAGTGCCGGGCGCACAGCTATACGAACATTCATTTTTGAAGGTAAATTGCACAGCAAATGGTGTAATTCCAGTCTGGAATCCAGCCTTTTTTTAATCATTAAAACGTTGTATTTTAACATAAAACGGCTACTTTTATGCTTACCAACTTAATAAAATTCCTGGATCCCAGTGTCTGGGTACTGGGATGACATCCTTTCTAGTGAAGATTGCTCTCAAATCGCAATGTTCGTACAGTTGTGTGTCTGGGCACTGGATGCGTTTGAAGCAACTTATAAGATTTTTGATTATATATCATCAAGTATAGCGTGATTAACTTCGACTTTATACTTTGATTCCAGATAGCTAATCAACTGTTCTTTTAGCGATATCATCACACGTTTTCCGGTGTCAAGCGTGTTTAATTTGCCATTTGATGAATGCATTTCTTTTAGAACACCTATTATAATTTCATTATTGTATTGAATAGGATCTGTCACTGAATCAGTTGTTTTCATATTGAAAATCTCTTCTACAAAAGAAAAGGGGTAGTTTTGTTCATTGCGGTGCATCTGCTGACCTTTAACTAATTCCACACCTTGAATTTCTTCCAAATCTGTTTTTTCTCTTAGTTGAACTGCAACCTCTTGCCCAAATTTAAACATTCTTTCTTTTATAAACTCACTACGCCAAAGCTCTACCGCTAATGCCTTGCCTTCTTCAAAACTTTGCAATTTGGGTGGAACGATATCGACGATTTTTACACTAACAACAGCGTCCTCAACGCCCTTAAAATAACCTTTCTGATCCTTTTCTCGCGAAAAAATGAAAGAAATCAAATCACCAGAATCTCCTACGTTATTACCGCTTTGATCTTTTCCACTCGCATCTACTGGACCAATAGTTTGTATAGGTAAATTATATTCATTCAATATTTCTTCAATTGTTGAACCATTGTATATTTTATAGTTCACTTGGTTTATGAAATCATTGACTCTTTCAAAAGACTTTTGGTTAGTTAAAACTGACTTTATGTCTTGTTTTAAATCAACTAAGTCTTCATCAGAGATTTGATGCGCACTTTCCACTTTTACTATGTGCCAACCAAAACTGCTTGCTAAAACTTCACTTACTTCACCTACTTTGAGAGCAAATACCTTCTCTCTCACGTCTTCTGGTAAAAAATCCTTAGTTATATTATTTACTCTAGTTTCCTCAAGTTTTGCTTTGCCAAACTCTTCTACTATCTGTTCAAAGCTTGTTTTACCCTCCTCAAATGCTCTTCTTGCTGTCTCAGCTTCTTCTTTGGTAGAAAATATTACATTGAATATATCTCTTTGATCTTGAAGTTCTTGTTGTTCTATTATACCATCAACTTCTTCATCTGAGATCTTGATTTGATCTTCAAAATACTTTTGGTCTAGGGAAATATATTGCGCAGTTCGATACTCAGGATAATAAAAATGGGATTTATTTCTTTCGTACAAATCAAGCAAGGCTTGATCATCTGGTTCAGGAATGTTTGTAACTGCATCTTCAGTTATTTTAACAATATCAACTACTCTAGTTTGGTAGCGACTTTTGTATATCTGCTCATCAATTCTCTCGCCAAAAGTTACTGGATAATTATCTTTAAATAATGAAGTCATGAACATCATTGCAGGCAGGACTTTCTCTAGCTTTGCTATATACTCTTTCTCTGTCATATGCAGGTCATTTAGCGTTTCATAGAATTTATTTTTGTCAAATTCACCTTTATCATTTTGAAAGTATTTGGTGTTTTTAATATGGTTTTTTATAGACTCTTCTCCAACTGTCAACCCCAGCTCACTAATTAGGTTAAACAATAGTTTTTGCTCTATAAGTGCGTTAAGCAAATCATATTTCAGCTTTTTTACTTGTTCTCTACTCGCATCAGATCCAGAAATTTGCTTTTCATAATTTTGATATAGTGATTTATACTCATCTGACGTTATAACTTCTTTTCCAACCCTAGCTACCTCTTCTTTTTCATCATCACCTGATAAAAGGTTGCCAATTCCCATGAAGATTAACAAGCAAGCTAAAAGGACAACGGTTACTTTAGTGAAAAAATTTTTAACATTCATTTTAAACCCAGTTAATTAATGGTTAATTATAGAATAGTGATAATTTAATTCTTGTAAACCTGTTGCTTTATTAGCTAATATATATAATATTACAATATATTAACTTAAAATTTAACTCTCTAATCTTAAATAGGAACATATGTTTAACTGAGTTATACTATACCTTAGGAAGGGGAAATATTTTGTTTGAAATATGCTTAAAGGTAAGCGCATTTAATTAACTTAAGAGGTGGGAAGTGACAAACAAAAAGTTATTGAATGACAAAATTAATGCTTTTTTAGTTTTAATAGTTTATATTTTAGCTCTGTATAACAGTAAGGGATACTTTAAATGGGAGATGCTTTTTTGATGTCAATGGAATCTTCTAAGGGCAATAACGATAGAAATAAACAGTTTCTAGTGCAAATAGCTGCTTGGTTAGTAGACAACACTGGTTTAACTTTTAATCAAATAGCACAATGTTGCAGGTTGGCCCTTGAAGAAGTACAAGACATAGCTGATGAGGAAATAGAAGTCGAAAAATATAACCCTATTATTTCTGGAGTAATTACTGAAAAAGAAATCGATGATTGCAAAAAAAATCCAAACCGTGTACCAAATTTGATTATAAAAAATATAAAAAAAAGGAGTAAAGCGATTGGTAGCATTATTGGCTTTGCCTCTACGGCAAGACGTAGAGATAAACCTGATGCGATTTATTATTTAGTAAAAAAATTTCCTATCTTGGACAATAACGTTATAGCTAAATTAATTAGTACAACAAATTACACAGTTGAGCAGGTAAGAGATGGATCTCATCATAACATGCAAAATATAAAACCCCAAGATCCTGTATTACTCGGCTTATGTAGTCAAGAAAATTTAGAAGCAGAAGTGGAAAAAGCAAAAGTAGAAGAGGAGAAGCAAGAAAGGTTAAAAAAATATAAAGAATAGCTATTGAAAATCCTCAAATTTTTGTGCTTTGTTAACATTAAATTAACTTGACTTGCTAGTGTTTATTAGTATAATGTAAGTAAAGTACGGGGTTTAATGATAATTAAGCTTAATACGCACTGAAACTAATTCAGCCTAATTTATTATCTTATAGTCACATTTTAGGTTAGTAAGCATCAATTAAAATTTTTGGAGGATTATGACAACAATCAATGAAGATGTTTTGGCAAAAGGAAAGGTTACAGCTCAACCTGAAAAAAGTGAGCAAATTTGCAATAACGATACAGTAAAACAGATGGTCAATGAAGGTACTGAGAAAAACAGAAAAACATTAGATCTGAGCGAATTAAAAGAGAAAACAGCAGAAGAATTGTTAGAGTTAGCTGAAGAAAGAAAAATTTCAACTAACGGTAAAAGCAATGGTAGAATGCTAAAGCAGGAAATAATATTCAGCTTAATGAAGAAAATGAGTGAAGAAGGAGGCATAACCACAGGGAGTGGAATAGTGGAAATATTGCCTGATGGTTTTGGTTTCTTACGTTCAGCAAGTGCAAATTATGCCCCAAGTACCGATGATGTTTATATTTCTAACGGGCAAATAAAGAAGTTTAATTTACGTACAGGAGATATGGCATATGGAGAAATAAGGCCACCTGGTGATAAAGAGAGATATTTTACTTTAACTAAGGTTCAAAGTATAAACTCTACTGAAGTAAGTGAATTAAGAAAGTACGTCCATTTTGATAATTTGCTTCCTCTTTATCCTGAGGAAAGCATAGTACTTGAGTGTAATAATGGTGATGATAAAAAAGGCTTAAGCATGCGTGCTATAGATATAGTAGCTCCTCTTGGAAAAGGGCAAAGAGCGTTAGTAGTTGCTCCGCCTCGCACAGGAAAAACTGTATTGCTTCAGCAAATGGCTAACTCTATAGCTATAAATCACCCTGAAGTAGAATTAATAGTGTTACTTATAGATGAAAGACCTGAAGAAGTAACAGATATGATACGTTCTGTAAAAGGTGAGGTAGTAAGTTCTACGTTCGATGAGCCTGCTTACCGTCACGTACAGCTTGCTGAAATAGTAATAGAAAAAGCTAAAAGAATGGTTGAGCATAAAAAAGATGTGGTAATTCTACTTGACAATATTACTAGACTTGCACGTGCTTATAATGCGGTTATTCCTTCGTCTGGGAAAGTTCTAACTGGTGGTGTAGATTCAAACGCACTGCAGAGACCAAAACGCTTTTTTGGAGCAGCTCGTAATATTGAGAATGGGGGTTCTTTAACTATAATCGCCACAGCTCTTATAGAGACTGGTTCAAAAATGGATGAAGTTATTTTTGAAGAGTTTAAAGGTACAGGAAATGCTGAGATCATACTTGATAGAAAACTTTCTGATAAACGTATATTTCCAGCTATTGATATTACAAAATCCGGAACAAGGAAGGAAGAGCTATTAGTTGATAAGGCTATACTAAATAAAATATGGGTGGTGCGTAGGATACTCAATCCTATGGGACCTGTTGAAGCAATGGAATTTTTACGTGACAAACTACTTTTAACAAAGAGCAAT is part of the Wolbachia endosymbiont (group A) of Anomoia purmunda genome and harbors:
- a CDS encoding cytochrome c1, producing the protein MLMRSMLAILCILFFANFVYAEEFKPSPNKKMDWKFDGVVGSFDRESIQRGYKVYKEVCAACHSMNRVAFRNLQDVGFSEEDVKQIAASYQVKDGPNDLGEMFDRPGVPSDYFIAPFDSKEAAAASNNGAVPPDLSLIIKARHDGANYVYSLLTGYQNGEHDENDLYFNSYFPTGRLAMAPPLSEGMVEYDGTRQATVENMAYDVINFLQWAAEPELERRHKFGLKVVAYFIILTVFFVLTNNKVWSKLYKKK
- a CDS encoding recombinase family protein, which encodes MTTVALYARVSSRKQEQNNTIGSQIAELRHRIAADGHELLDEYQFKDDGRSGWNLERDGLDELRDKVAEGKIGKIYIHSHDRLSRKSAHQMVLLEEFEKAGVEVIFLNCKTENNPESKLLLGVQGLVSEYECTKIMERSRRGKLHRARKGRVSVMGNAPYGYDYIKHVEREKARFEINEEEAKVVRKLFEWVGQERVSLKETARRLKEEYIATPKGKGIWHPSTIRRILRNYAYKGQAVYGKTKVGPIKKEVKAVWKGRKKSYSVYSNDQENWIYIEIPSIIEEELFDIVQEQLDENRKRARMQRRRRYLLQGLIVCQCCKYTYYGMYNTRGGRSYYRCPGTDANRFGGNKICNSKSIRTDILETVIWEEMNGVLKDPDAIAKEYQLRLLKDKNKQPNDELEKEISRLEQGIKRLAYTYAEEYITKEDFDSKAKAMTQSLEAIKKQKEKVVDEKELKRELDFTMSSVKSFASEVESKLDQADWEAKLDIIRPLVRRIEIDDDNVHIVFRLKELALEGQKKNVQHCIRTVESSLSIIIKTLYFNVKQLFLCSPT
- a CDS encoding ankyrin repeat domain-containing protein; amino-acid sequence: MFNLNKRLEKLKENSFRGINEKDAAGCTILHQAAQVSEPEVIKLLIEKGAKTNIENKSGETPLHLAAFYGKVENVKVLLEEGVDVNARNGRRNTALHYASLMGYEETVRELIKGGSNVNTGNYIGRTPLHEAVFMREIGNVRAILEAGGNVNARDHKGYTPIDLAYMAKTKEIIRELVTKQKVMEVD
- a CDS encoding ankyrin repeat domain-containing protein, whose translation is MNFERSLMSTRKKVSFLVKKGANVNATDNRGFTPLHWAVSAKRLENVKELIREGAEVNATEGMSKYTPLHLACMVWAERIIKELVKAGAAVNQPDKFGNAPMYWLMDNEKNKEVKKFLEKQGGVVRDTPKICDEVVESVGEMVDVWSRKFLPKLKGKVVSLEEIRKRDKSLIIEDFNKVISRVVGKMNTMIKELDER
- the trpS gene encoding tryptophan--tRNA ligase → MDPSVKHWDDRKRYKESVVFSGIQPSGVLHLGNYLGAIKQWIDLQDKYKSLFCIVDLHAITANKLPASELKSNIFKTAAAYIACGIDPEKSIIFSQSTVSGHAELGWLLGCYTPIGWLNRMTQFKDKAGGDKQKASLGLYSYPVLMAADILLYQTKYVPVGDDQKQHLELARDIASAFNNHYKLDYFIVPEILTLDCTSRIMSLRDGTSKMSKSDPSEHSCINLDDTDDLIVKKIEKAKTDSILGFATLECRPEISNLINIYSVLSNLNVEKVCEEVNKHDMKHFKKELADLIISVISPIRERMNDLLKDQFHLHEILKKGTKKAAEIATHNIKEIKDIIGFAQYL
- a CDS encoding nucleotide exchange factor GrpE; the encoded protein is MSDSSKEKKKKFADMVSRQKGDDQQSDNHKQTDDLNEDLNTLKERAAQLEDHLRRAVADNENVKRIMQKQISDASNYAVTKFARDMIDSCDNLKKVMEILKDGDPVHEGIKVAYQKIINDLKKHGIEEVDPLGELFDSNLHQAVVEREDNEKEPGTIVEVLQTGYTIKNRLLRPAMVILSKKSDGNA